In a genomic window of Quercus lobata isolate SW786 chromosome 4, ValleyOak3.0 Primary Assembly, whole genome shotgun sequence:
- the LOC115986393 gene encoding uncharacterized protein LOC115986393 has product MGAQKIKTLPPNPHSFETLFSSIHSPQDFTKSIYFLFFNSSLNARLHRSDFEAMYGLSQTFLFEDLDRRFKQLFVFDRNQEAKWVSPLVHGSRELGIKKTLDAVAFQGRVSYILESPRHRTVLIYFKYQLHDKSFTDCNFPKSIDFHGCK; this is encoded by the exons ATGGGAgctcaaaaaatcaaaacccttcCTCCAAATCCACACTCCTTCGAAACCCTATTCTCCTCAATCCATTCCCCACAG gATTTCACCAAATCGATCTACTTTCTCTTCTTCAACTCGTCCCTAAACGCACGACTTCACCGATCCGATTTCGAAGCCATGTACGGACTCTCTCAAACATTTTTGTTTGAAGATCTCGATCGGCGATTCAAGCAGCTCTTCGTCTTCGATCGAAATCAG GAAGCAAAGTGGGTCTCACCTTTGGTCCATGGGAGTAGAGAACTCggaataaaaaaaacattagacgCCGTTGCATTCCAGGGGAGGGTTTCATATATTTTGGAA AGTCCGAGACATAGAACGGTGCTCATTTATTTTAAGTACCAATTGCATGATAAGAGCTTCACGGACTGCAATTTTCCAAAATCT ATTGACTTCCATGGATGCAAGTAA
- the LOC115986392 gene encoding disease resistance protein RPS4B-like, which produces MPNLELLIIYGVHLLHGPKELPNGLRFLDWIEYPSKSLPLSFQPDKLVELHMCHSKVERLWKGKKGIYKKPKEATISTFIPGSEIMEWFSHQSMGNIVKAQVSPWKQNVIIQMPNHSCNKRMGMAACAIFSPLDLYPKNYSFFENSHIICYIEDGVGELAKFSINCVQISSHHLWLLYFRPEFFDENTRAILSQIDENESIQLEVRFQFSRD; this is translated from the exons ATGCCCAACCTTGAATTGCTTATAATTTATGGTGTTCACCTTCTGCATGGCCCTAAAGAACTTCCTAATGGCTTAAGATTTCTTGATTGGATTGAGTATCCTTCAAAATCTTTGCCATTAAGTTTTCAACCGGATAAGCTTGTTGAACTTCACATGTGTCATAGCAAAGTTGAACGACtttggaaaggaaaaaag GGAATCTACAAGAAACCTAAAGAGGCAACCATTAGTACTTTTATTCCTGGAAGTGAAATTATGGAATGGTTTAGCCATCAAAGTATGGGGAATATAGTAAAAGCACAAGTTTCTCCTTGGAAACAAAATGTGATTATACAAATGCCTAATCATTCATGTAATAAGCGGATGGGAATGGCTGCTTGTGCCATTTTTTCACCCCTCGATCTTTATCCGAAAAATTACAGTTTCTTTGAAAACTCTCATATTATTTGTTACATTGAAGATGGTGTAGGAGAGCTGGCAAAATTTAGCATTAATTGTGTTCAGATTTCATCACATCACCTTTGGCTACTCTATTTTCGCCCTGAATTTTTTGATGAGAATACGAGAGCAATATTGAGTCAAATTGATGAGAATGAATCCATTCAGTTGGAAGttagatttcaattttctaGGGACTGA